TTTCGCAGGAACATAGGAGTCAGCGCCCGCGGAAACATCTAAATAAATCCAGACAAGCGACAGGCCAGAGAGGCTACCAGGCTACATGAGAGCCGAGGACCGGCCCAGGGGGAGCGCTGTATGAGCGGGGACTGCATATTCTGCGAGATCGTGCGCGGCGAGCTACCCTCTGTGAATATATACGAAGACGACAAAGTCGTAGCATTCCTCGACATCTACCCCATTAACCCGGGCCACACGCTCGTTGTGCCTAAGCGCCACGCTGAGCAGCTCGACCAGCTCACCGACGAGGAGGCTGCAGCACTGATAAATGCCGTAAAGAAGCTCGCGCCAAGGATAGTCAAGGCCGTCAAGGCCCATGGCTACAACGTGGTGGCCAACAACGGTAAGGCCGCGGGACAGATAATATTCCATGTGCACTTCCACATCGTGCCCAGGTTCGAGGGTGACAACTGCAAGTTCGACTGCAGCCGCAGCAAGCCCAGCATGGAGGAGCTACGGGAGATAGGAGAACAGATACGGAGGCACATAGAGGAGCAGAGCTGACGCCTCTTTTAGACCACCTTCTACCCTCTCACGAAGACCCATACGCTTCCACTGTAGAACGTTTTACGGCAGCATCTTAGCCTCGTTATATTATCCTCCGGCCCGCTCTATACAGTAGTACGGTGCTGGCAGGGTTGCCCAAGAAACGGCTTCTAGGAGAGCTACGCGAGGCACTGGCAAGGCTTGTAGAGGAGTTCGGCAGTATACGCGAGAGGAGGAGGCTAGCGCTCACGCTCATAGCTGCGCTGCGTCTACGCGAGAGGGGCGAGCCTGTTACACCGAGCTCCGTAGCTAAAGAGGCACAGGATATCATAAAGCGTACCGAGGGCCGCATAGACTGGGGTATAAACAGTGAAGAATACACAGCAGCAATAGCAGTGGACTTGCTGCACGAGCTGGTAGAGATGGGTGTGCTAGAGCCGGATCCGGAGATACTCGAGGAGCTAGATAGGAGGTACAGGTTTAG
The window above is part of the Pyrodictium abyssi genome. Proteins encoded here:
- a CDS encoding HIT family protein, which encodes MSGDCIFCEIVRGELPSVNIYEDDKVVAFLDIYPINPGHTLVVPKRHAEQLDQLTDEEAAALINAVKKLAPRIVKAVKAHGYNVVANNGKAAGQIIFHVHFHIVPRFEGDNCKFDCSRSKPSMEELREIGEQIRRHIEEQS